A segment of the Candidatus Methylomirabilota bacterium genome:
TGAACGCCACCGTGATGACGATGGGGCCGGGGGTGAGCATGGCGACGGCGACGGCGTCGACGAACTGCTTGTCGTTGAGCCAGCCATACTCCTGGACGACGCCACCGTAGAGGAACGGCACGATGGCGAGGCCGCTGCCGAAGACGAAGGCGCCCGCCTTCGCGAAGAACCAGAGGATCTGCGCCAGCAGCTCCGGCGTCATCGCGACGGCGAAGCACACCGGGGCCGAGCGCCGGAGCCACGCCGGGGGCGCCTGTGCGACCATGACCGCGACGCCGCACAGCAGGAAGAGCCAGAGGCTCTCGGACTCGGTCCACGCGGTGACCACCGCCATCACGGCGAAGACGACCCACTGCAGGCGGTCCTTCGCCATCGTGAGCCGGGCGAGCTTGTAGGCGGCAATGGTGATGATGCCGATCACGGTCGCCCCGACGCCGTAGAATGCGGCCTGCATC
Coding sequences within it:
- the chrA gene encoding chromate efflux transporter, with the translated sequence MQLLKYFLYLGSLGFGGPVALVGYMQRDLVEQRKWFTKDEYMKSLALSQLAPGPLAAQLAICLGYVHSRVRGATMVALAFVLPSFVMTVAISWLYVRFGGLSWMQAAFYGVGATVIGIITIAAYKLARLTMAKDRLQWVVFAVMAVVTAWTESESLWLFLLCGVAVMVAQAPPAWLRRSAPVCFAVAMTPELLAQILWFFAKAGAFVFGSGLAIVPFLYGGVVQEYGWLNDKQFVDAVAVAMLTPGPIVITVAF